A window of Mangifera indica cultivar Alphonso chromosome 11, CATAS_Mindica_2.1, whole genome shotgun sequence contains these coding sequences:
- the LOC123229307 gene encoding gamma-tubulin complex component 5 isoform X6 codes for MAVHVLDYLYKKLDEVCLVQGGEEEVYQMLLHIFVGSLLPYIEGLDSWLFEGTLDDPFEEMFFYANRAISVDEADFWEKSYLLRLSQSWKLDARPSSALVSESRHAHITTEQREMSEKESISLSSSMKGKEWSDGDLQVCPLFIKDMAKSIVSAGKSWQLIRHVPSAFAAVAGKNKDNEFAGLGNYKGGADLSKFHRGQSIAGLTLSEIFCVSLAGLIGPGDHISKYSWQNDRCESKFVPSPVSDMNEQIMGNGNDETVAALTSSEKMWYRFLVDTLLQKRVNDRVASDIPNMKGEDMAGDIDEFPLPVQKSFCPENPVLTVCRKLLNKNNDARKALNLSRNYYLPPLNDEILRNALLVGEGDNFSGLKGTNHAFGFRFGESEYRRSQYDSKLLEVLFPFPTLLPSFQQDELQMSELLPFQKNSTLPSKVLSWIQSVEPRTTPLPVVVMQECLTVYIKKQVDHIGRLILSKLMNGWKLMDELAVLRAIYLLGSGDLLQHFLTVIFNKLDKGETWDDDFELNTILQESIRNSADGMLLSAPDSLVVSIAKNHGFDGDEQLNTVNFTSTPHKSHARSSGIDGLDLLKFTYKVSWPLELIANTEAIKKYNQVMGFLLKVKRAKFVLGKARRWMWKGRGTPTNNRKHHWLLEQKLLHFVDAFHQYVMDRVYHSAWLELCEGMAAAGSLDEVIEVHEAYLLSIQRQCFVVPDKLWALIASRINSILGLALDFYSIQQTLSSSGAVSAIKARCAMEIERIEKQFDDCIAFLLRVLSFKLNVGHFPHLADLVTRINYNYFYMSASGNLMTVPGSETVSSRLGKTFVS; via the exons ATGGCTGTTCATGTCCTTGATTATCTTTACAAGAAGCTCGATGAAGTGTGTCTTGTGCAAGGTGGTGAG GAGGAAGTGTATCAGATGCTACTTCATATATTTGTTGGAAGTTTATTGCCATATATCGAGGGTCTTGATTCATGGCTTTTTGAAGGAACACTTGATGATCCATTTGAAGAG ATGTTCTTTTATGCTAACAGAGCAATCTCAGTTGATGAGGCTGACTTCTGGGAAAAGAGCTATCTACTGAGACTATCACAGAGTTGGAAGTTAGATGCTAGACCCTCCTCCGCTCTTGTTTCTGAAAGTCGTCATGCACACATTACAACTGAACAGAGAGAAATGAGTGAGAAGGAATCCATTTCCCTGTCTAGCTCTATGAAAGGGAAAGAGTGGAGCGACGGAGACCTTCAAGTTTGCCCTTTATTTATTAAGGACATGGCTAAGTCAATTGTTTCTGCTGGCAAATCATGGCAACTGATCCGGCATGTTCCTTCAGCATTTGCAGCAGTAGCAGGCAAGAATAAAGATAATGAGTTTGCTGGGTTGGGAAATTATAAAGGTGGTGCTGACTTAAGCAAATTTCATCGTGGACAGAGCATAGCTGGGTTGACACTGTCTGAAATTTTCTGCGTGTCATTAGCAGGTCTTATAGGCCCTGGTGATCACATTTCTAAATATTCTTGGCAAAATGACCGATGCGAATCTAAGTTTGTCCCTTCACCTGTTTCAGACATGAATGAGCAGATTATGGGGAATGGAAATGATGAAACTGTTGCAGCTTTGACAAGCTCGGAGAAGATGTGGTATAGGTTCTTGGTTGATACATTGTTACAGAAAAGGGTGAATGATAGGGTTGCAAGTGATATTCCCAACATGAAAGGAGAGGACATGGCCGGAGATATTGACGAGTTTCCCTTACCCGTCCAGAAGTCATTCTGTCCTGAAAATCCTGTTCTTACTGTATGTAGAAAATTACTCAACAAGAATAATGATGCCCGAAAAGCACTGAACTTGTCTAGAAATTACTATCTTCCCCCTTTAAATGATGAGATCTTACGAAATGCTCTTTTGGTTGGGGAGGGAGATAACTTTTCTGGACTTAAAGGAACAAACCATGCTTTTGGTTTCCGGTTTGGTGAATCTGAATATCGGCGTTCTCAGTATGATTCAAAGCTGTTAGAGGTCCTGTTTCCCTTCCCCACTCTTCTTCCATCTTTTCAG CAGGATGAACTTCAAATGTCTGAACTCTTACCTTTCCAGAAGAATAGCACCCTTCCATCAAAAGTTCTTAGCTGGATTCAAAGTGTTGAACCAAGAACTACTCCACTTCCTGTGGTTGTTATGCAGGAATGCCTCACTGTCTATATCAAAAAGCAG GTGGATCATATTGGCAGGCTTATATTGTCCAAGTTGATGAATGGCTGGAAATTGATGGATGAGCTTGCAGTCTTGCGTGCTATATACTTACTAGGTTCAG GTGATCTGCTGCAGCACTTTTTAACTGTCATTTTCAATAAACTGGATAAAGGAGAAACCTGGgatgatgattttgagttgAACACTATATTACAG GAATCCATCAGAAACTCTGCTGATGGCATGCTACTAAGTGCCCCTGATTCATTGGTGGTCTCTATAGCCAAAAATCATGGTTTTGATGGTGATGAGCAACTTAATACAGTTAACTTTACTTCAACTCCACATAAAAGTCATGCACGCAGCTCTGGAATAGATGGTctagatttattgaaatttacATACAAG GTTTCTTGGCCTCTTGAACTTATTGCTAATACAGAAGCAATTAAAAAGTATAACCAG GTGATGGGATTCTTGTTGAAGGTCAAGCGTGCCAAATTTGTACTTGGTAAAGCTCGGAGGTGGATGTGGAAG GGTAGAGGCACTCCAACGAACAATCGCAAGCACCATTGGTTGTTGGAACAGAAACTCCTCCATTTTGTGGATGCTTTCCACCAGTATGTGATGGACAGA GTATATCACAGCGCATGGCTTGAACTGTGTGAAGGTATGGCAGCAGCTGGATCTCTGGACGAAGTTATAGAAGTTCACGAGGCTTACCTATTATCAATTCAACGACAGTGCTTTGTCGTACCTGATAAATTG TGGGCTTTGATTGCCAGCCGAATTAACAGCATCCTAGGATTAGCTTTGGACTTCTATTCGATACAGCAGACTCTGAGCAGCAGTGGAGCAGTTTCTGCCATCAAGGCCAGATGTGCAATGGAAATTGAGCGAATTGAGAAGCAATTTGATGATTGCATTGCTTTCCTCCTCAGA GTCTTATCTTTCAAATTAAATGTGGGGCACTTTCCTCATTTGGCAGATTTGGTCACCAGAATTAACTACAACTACTTCTATATGTCTGCTAGCGGAAACTTGATGACTGTCCCAGGCTCTGAAACCGTTAGCTCAAGATTGGGCAAGACTTTCGTGAGTTGA
- the LOC123229307 gene encoding gamma-tubulin complex component 5 isoform X5: MEPFPKYILSPMCLPLKWLFMSLIIFTRSSMKCVLCKEEVYQMLLHIFVGSLLPYIEGLDSWLFEGTLDDPFEEMFFYANRAISVDEADFWEKSYLLRLSQSWKLDARPSSALVSESRHAHITTEQREMSEKESISLSSSMKGKEWSDGDLQVCPLFIKDMAKSIVSAGKSWQLIRHVPSAFAAVAGKNKDNEFAGLGNYKGGADLSKFHRGQSIAGLTLSEIFCVSLAGLIGPGDHISKYSWQNDRCESKFVPSPVSDMNEQIMGNGNDETVAALTSSEKMWYRFLVDTLLQKRVNDRVASDIPNMKGEDMAGDIDEFPLPVQKSFCPENPVLTVCRKLLNKNNDARKALNLSRNYYLPPLNDEILRNALLVGEGDNFSGLKGTNHAFGFRFGESEYRRSQYDSKLLEVLFPFPTLLPSFQQDELQMSELLPFQKNSTLPSKVLSWIQSVEPRTTPLPVVVMQECLTVYIKKQVDHIGRLILSKLMNGWKLMDELAVLRAIYLLGSGDLLQHFLTVIFNKLDKGETWDDDFELNTILQESIRNSADGMLLSAPDSLVVSIAKNHGFDGDEQLNTVNFTSTPHKSHARSSGIDGLDLLKFTYKVSWPLELIANTEAIKKYNQVMGFLLKVKRAKFVLGKARRWMWKGRGTPTNNRKHHWLLEQKLLHFVDAFHQYVMDRVYHSAWLELCEGMAAAGSLDEVIEVHEAYLLSIQRQCFVVPDKLWALIASRINSILGLALDFYSIQQTLSSSGAVSAIKARCAMEIERIEKQFDDCIAFLLRVLSFKLNVGHFPHLADLVTRINYNYFYMSASGNLMTVPGSETVSSRLGKTFVS; the protein is encoded by the exons ATGGAGCCATTCCCCAAGTATATTTTGAGTCCAATGTGTCTGCCGCTGAAATGGCTGTTCATGTCCTTGATTATCTTTACAAGAAGCTCGATGAAGTGTGTCTTGTGCAAG GAGGAAGTGTATCAGATGCTACTTCATATATTTGTTGGAAGTTTATTGCCATATATCGAGGGTCTTGATTCATGGCTTTTTGAAGGAACACTTGATGATCCATTTGAAGAG ATGTTCTTTTATGCTAACAGAGCAATCTCAGTTGATGAGGCTGACTTCTGGGAAAAGAGCTATCTACTGAGACTATCACAGAGTTGGAAGTTAGATGCTAGACCCTCCTCCGCTCTTGTTTCTGAAAGTCGTCATGCACACATTACAACTGAACAGAGAGAAATGAGTGAGAAGGAATCCATTTCCCTGTCTAGCTCTATGAAAGGGAAAGAGTGGAGCGACGGAGACCTTCAAGTTTGCCCTTTATTTATTAAGGACATGGCTAAGTCAATTGTTTCTGCTGGCAAATCATGGCAACTGATCCGGCATGTTCCTTCAGCATTTGCAGCAGTAGCAGGCAAGAATAAAGATAATGAGTTTGCTGGGTTGGGAAATTATAAAGGTGGTGCTGACTTAAGCAAATTTCATCGTGGACAGAGCATAGCTGGGTTGACACTGTCTGAAATTTTCTGCGTGTCATTAGCAGGTCTTATAGGCCCTGGTGATCACATTTCTAAATATTCTTGGCAAAATGACCGATGCGAATCTAAGTTTGTCCCTTCACCTGTTTCAGACATGAATGAGCAGATTATGGGGAATGGAAATGATGAAACTGTTGCAGCTTTGACAAGCTCGGAGAAGATGTGGTATAGGTTCTTGGTTGATACATTGTTACAGAAAAGGGTGAATGATAGGGTTGCAAGTGATATTCCCAACATGAAAGGAGAGGACATGGCCGGAGATATTGACGAGTTTCCCTTACCCGTCCAGAAGTCATTCTGTCCTGAAAATCCTGTTCTTACTGTATGTAGAAAATTACTCAACAAGAATAATGATGCCCGAAAAGCACTGAACTTGTCTAGAAATTACTATCTTCCCCCTTTAAATGATGAGATCTTACGAAATGCTCTTTTGGTTGGGGAGGGAGATAACTTTTCTGGACTTAAAGGAACAAACCATGCTTTTGGTTTCCGGTTTGGTGAATCTGAATATCGGCGTTCTCAGTATGATTCAAAGCTGTTAGAGGTCCTGTTTCCCTTCCCCACTCTTCTTCCATCTTTTCAG CAGGATGAACTTCAAATGTCTGAACTCTTACCTTTCCAGAAGAATAGCACCCTTCCATCAAAAGTTCTTAGCTGGATTCAAAGTGTTGAACCAAGAACTACTCCACTTCCTGTGGTTGTTATGCAGGAATGCCTCACTGTCTATATCAAAAAGCAG GTGGATCATATTGGCAGGCTTATATTGTCCAAGTTGATGAATGGCTGGAAATTGATGGATGAGCTTGCAGTCTTGCGTGCTATATACTTACTAGGTTCAG GTGATCTGCTGCAGCACTTTTTAACTGTCATTTTCAATAAACTGGATAAAGGAGAAACCTGGgatgatgattttgagttgAACACTATATTACAG GAATCCATCAGAAACTCTGCTGATGGCATGCTACTAAGTGCCCCTGATTCATTGGTGGTCTCTATAGCCAAAAATCATGGTTTTGATGGTGATGAGCAACTTAATACAGTTAACTTTACTTCAACTCCACATAAAAGTCATGCACGCAGCTCTGGAATAGATGGTctagatttattgaaatttacATACAAG GTTTCTTGGCCTCTTGAACTTATTGCTAATACAGAAGCAATTAAAAAGTATAACCAG GTGATGGGATTCTTGTTGAAGGTCAAGCGTGCCAAATTTGTACTTGGTAAAGCTCGGAGGTGGATGTGGAAG GGTAGAGGCACTCCAACGAACAATCGCAAGCACCATTGGTTGTTGGAACAGAAACTCCTCCATTTTGTGGATGCTTTCCACCAGTATGTGATGGACAGA GTATATCACAGCGCATGGCTTGAACTGTGTGAAGGTATGGCAGCAGCTGGATCTCTGGACGAAGTTATAGAAGTTCACGAGGCTTACCTATTATCAATTCAACGACAGTGCTTTGTCGTACCTGATAAATTG TGGGCTTTGATTGCCAGCCGAATTAACAGCATCCTAGGATTAGCTTTGGACTTCTATTCGATACAGCAGACTCTGAGCAGCAGTGGAGCAGTTTCTGCCATCAAGGCCAGATGTGCAATGGAAATTGAGCGAATTGAGAAGCAATTTGATGATTGCATTGCTTTCCTCCTCAGA GTCTTATCTTTCAAATTAAATGTGGGGCACTTTCCTCATTTGGCAGATTTGGTCACCAGAATTAACTACAACTACTTCTATATGTCTGCTAGCGGAAACTTGATGACTGTCCCAGGCTCTGAAACCGTTAGCTCAAGATTGGGCAAGACTTTCGTGAGTTGA
- the LOC123229307 gene encoding gamma-tubulin complex component 5 isoform X4, whose translation MKICEPNVGISTTLLGLANSLSSLCSGAEYLLQTVNGAIPQVYFESNVSAAEMAVHVLDYLYKKLDEVCLVQGGEEEVYQMLLHIFVGSLLPYIEGLDSWLFEGTLDDPFEEMFFYANRAISVDEADFWEKSYLLRLSQSWKLDARPSSALVSESRHAHITTEQREMSEKESISLSSSMKGKEWSDGDLQVCPLFIKDMAKSIVSAGKSWQLIRHVPSAFAAVAGKNKDNEFAGLGNYKGGADLSKFHRGQSIAGLTLSEIFCVSLAGLIGPGDHISKYSWQNDRCESKFVPSPVSDMNEQIMGNGNDETVAALTSSEKMWYRFLVDTLLQKRVNDRVASDIPNMKGEDMAGDIDEFPLPVQKSFCPENPVLTVCRKLLNKNNDARKALNLSRNYYLPPLNDEILRNALLVGEGDNFSGLKGTNHAFGFRFGESEYRRSQYDSKLLEVLFPFPTLLPSFQQDELQMSELLPFQKNSTLPSKVLSWIQSVEPRTTPLPVVVMQECLTVYIKKQVDHIGRLILSKLMNGWKLMDELAVLRAIYLLGSGDLLQHFLTVIFNKLDKGETWDDDFELNTILQESIRNSADGMLLSAPDSLVVSIAKNHGFDGDEQLNTVNFTSTPHKSHARSSGIDGLDLLKFTYKVSWPLELIANTEAIKKYNQVMGFLLKVKRAKFVLGKARRWMWKGRGTPTNNRKHHWLLEQKLLHFVDAFHQYVMDRVYHSAWLELCEGMAAAGSLDEVIEVHEAYLLSIQRQCFVVPDKLWALIASRINSILGLALDFYSIQQTLSSSGAVSAIKARCAMEIERIEKQFDDCIAFLLRVLSFKLNVGHFPHLADLVTRINYNYFYMSASGNLMTVPGSETVSSRLGKTFVS comes from the exons atgaaaatatGTGAGCCAAATGTTGGAATTTCGACAACCCTACTGGGGTTAGCAAATTCCTTGTCAAG tctTTGTTCAGGTGCTGAATATTTATTACAAACAGTAAATGGAGCCATTCCCCAAGTATATTTTGAGTCCAATGTGTCTGCCGCTGAAATGGCTGTTCATGTCCTTGATTATCTTTACAAGAAGCTCGATGAAGTGTGTCTTGTGCAAGGTGGTGAG GAGGAAGTGTATCAGATGCTACTTCATATATTTGTTGGAAGTTTATTGCCATATATCGAGGGTCTTGATTCATGGCTTTTTGAAGGAACACTTGATGATCCATTTGAAGAG ATGTTCTTTTATGCTAACAGAGCAATCTCAGTTGATGAGGCTGACTTCTGGGAAAAGAGCTATCTACTGAGACTATCACAGAGTTGGAAGTTAGATGCTAGACCCTCCTCCGCTCTTGTTTCTGAAAGTCGTCATGCACACATTACAACTGAACAGAGAGAAATGAGTGAGAAGGAATCCATTTCCCTGTCTAGCTCTATGAAAGGGAAAGAGTGGAGCGACGGAGACCTTCAAGTTTGCCCTTTATTTATTAAGGACATGGCTAAGTCAATTGTTTCTGCTGGCAAATCATGGCAACTGATCCGGCATGTTCCTTCAGCATTTGCAGCAGTAGCAGGCAAGAATAAAGATAATGAGTTTGCTGGGTTGGGAAATTATAAAGGTGGTGCTGACTTAAGCAAATTTCATCGTGGACAGAGCATAGCTGGGTTGACACTGTCTGAAATTTTCTGCGTGTCATTAGCAGGTCTTATAGGCCCTGGTGATCACATTTCTAAATATTCTTGGCAAAATGACCGATGCGAATCTAAGTTTGTCCCTTCACCTGTTTCAGACATGAATGAGCAGATTATGGGGAATGGAAATGATGAAACTGTTGCAGCTTTGACAAGCTCGGAGAAGATGTGGTATAGGTTCTTGGTTGATACATTGTTACAGAAAAGGGTGAATGATAGGGTTGCAAGTGATATTCCCAACATGAAAGGAGAGGACATGGCCGGAGATATTGACGAGTTTCCCTTACCCGTCCAGAAGTCATTCTGTCCTGAAAATCCTGTTCTTACTGTATGTAGAAAATTACTCAACAAGAATAATGATGCCCGAAAAGCACTGAACTTGTCTAGAAATTACTATCTTCCCCCTTTAAATGATGAGATCTTACGAAATGCTCTTTTGGTTGGGGAGGGAGATAACTTTTCTGGACTTAAAGGAACAAACCATGCTTTTGGTTTCCGGTTTGGTGAATCTGAATATCGGCGTTCTCAGTATGATTCAAAGCTGTTAGAGGTCCTGTTTCCCTTCCCCACTCTTCTTCCATCTTTTCAG CAGGATGAACTTCAAATGTCTGAACTCTTACCTTTCCAGAAGAATAGCACCCTTCCATCAAAAGTTCTTAGCTGGATTCAAAGTGTTGAACCAAGAACTACTCCACTTCCTGTGGTTGTTATGCAGGAATGCCTCACTGTCTATATCAAAAAGCAG GTGGATCATATTGGCAGGCTTATATTGTCCAAGTTGATGAATGGCTGGAAATTGATGGATGAGCTTGCAGTCTTGCGTGCTATATACTTACTAGGTTCAG GTGATCTGCTGCAGCACTTTTTAACTGTCATTTTCAATAAACTGGATAAAGGAGAAACCTGGgatgatgattttgagttgAACACTATATTACAG GAATCCATCAGAAACTCTGCTGATGGCATGCTACTAAGTGCCCCTGATTCATTGGTGGTCTCTATAGCCAAAAATCATGGTTTTGATGGTGATGAGCAACTTAATACAGTTAACTTTACTTCAACTCCACATAAAAGTCATGCACGCAGCTCTGGAATAGATGGTctagatttattgaaatttacATACAAG GTTTCTTGGCCTCTTGAACTTATTGCTAATACAGAAGCAATTAAAAAGTATAACCAG GTGATGGGATTCTTGTTGAAGGTCAAGCGTGCCAAATTTGTACTTGGTAAAGCTCGGAGGTGGATGTGGAAG GGTAGAGGCACTCCAACGAACAATCGCAAGCACCATTGGTTGTTGGAACAGAAACTCCTCCATTTTGTGGATGCTTTCCACCAGTATGTGATGGACAGA GTATATCACAGCGCATGGCTTGAACTGTGTGAAGGTATGGCAGCAGCTGGATCTCTGGACGAAGTTATAGAAGTTCACGAGGCTTACCTATTATCAATTCAACGACAGTGCTTTGTCGTACCTGATAAATTG TGGGCTTTGATTGCCAGCCGAATTAACAGCATCCTAGGATTAGCTTTGGACTTCTATTCGATACAGCAGACTCTGAGCAGCAGTGGAGCAGTTTCTGCCATCAAGGCCAGATGTGCAATGGAAATTGAGCGAATTGAGAAGCAATTTGATGATTGCATTGCTTTCCTCCTCAGA GTCTTATCTTTCAAATTAAATGTGGGGCACTTTCCTCATTTGGCAGATTTGGTCACCAGAATTAACTACAACTACTTCTATATGTCTGCTAGCGGAAACTTGATGACTGTCCCAGGCTCTGAAACCGTTAGCTCAAGATTGGGCAAGACTTTCGTGAGTTGA